A portion of the Sulfuricurvum kujiense DSM 16994 genome contains these proteins:
- a CDS encoding competence/damage-inducible protein A, with protein sequence MKTPHFYAVIIGSEILNGRREDKHFLYLRDTLLQLGHTLFASFIIKDDPVLIRNTFSMIKNDPYAVMFSFGGIGSTPDDLTRQIASDVFSDGILVSHAQFCSDIIERFGDAAYPHRIHMAALPKNSELLHNVINNMSGFYLEKRYFFMPGFPEMSHPMVNEALSRFYPRGKTIYRQTLIAQTSENTLIECMHQLDPSVDFSSLPMINGGNPIVEISVASEDKELCDKSFQFFIHALEKKTISYKIIVN encoded by the coding sequence ATGAAAACACCCCATTTTTACGCCGTCATTATCGGTTCTGAAATTCTTAACGGCCGTCGGGAAGACAAACATTTTCTGTATCTTCGCGATACTCTGCTGCAGCTGGGGCATACCCTCTTTGCTTCATTCATTATCAAAGATGATCCCGTTTTAATCCGAAATACATTTTCCATGATTAAAAATGATCCCTATGCGGTGATGTTCAGTTTCGGAGGGATCGGTTCTACCCCCGATGATTTAACCCGTCAGATCGCATCCGATGTTTTCAGTGACGGTATCTTAGTCTCCCATGCACAGTTTTGTTCCGATATTATCGAACGCTTCGGCGATGCAGCCTACCCGCACCGTATCCATATGGCGGCACTGCCGAAAAATTCCGAATTGCTCCATAATGTCATAAATAACATGTCGGGATTTTATCTCGAGAAACGCTATTTTTTCATGCCGGGTTTTCCCGAAATGTCACATCCGATGGTTAATGAAGCCCTAAGCCGCTTTTATCCCCGGGGTAAAACGATTTATCGTCAAACGCTGATTGCTCAAACCTCGGAAAATACACTGATTGAGTGTATGCATCAATTAGACCCTAGCGTCGATTTTTCATCCCTTCCGATGATTAACGGCGGAAATCCGATCGTTGAAATTTCCGTTGCTTCAGAAGATAAAGAACTGTGTGATAAAAGTTTTCAATTTTTCATCCATGCTTTGGAGAAAAAAACAATTTCTTATAAAATTATCGTAAACTAA
- the adk gene encoding adenylate kinase produces the protein MKIILLGAPGAGKGTQAQFLTKAFDIPQISTGDMLRAAIKAGTELGTLAKSFMDAGKLVTDEIIIGLVKERITQDDCKNGFLLDGFPRTVPQADALKEAGVAIDAVIEIDVADSVIVERMSGRRAHLASGRTYHIVYNPPKVEGKDDETGEDLVQRDDDKAEVVLDRLRVYHEQTSPLVNYYKGVAASDETVKYITIDGTQKIDAVEKEILSKLK, from the coding sequence ATGAAAATCATTCTTTTGGGTGCTCCGGGTGCAGGAAAAGGGACACAGGCACAATTTTTGACTAAAGCCTTTGACATTCCGCAAATCTCTACCGGAGATATGCTCCGCGCCGCTATTAAAGCGGGAACGGAACTCGGTACATTGGCAAAATCGTTTATGGATGCCGGTAAACTGGTAACCGATGAGATCATTATCGGTTTGGTTAAAGAGCGTATCACACAAGATGACTGCAAAAACGGTTTTCTCCTTGACGGTTTTCCTCGCACCGTTCCTCAAGCCGATGCTCTCAAAGAAGCGGGTGTAGCGATCGATGCGGTAATCGAGATCGACGTTGCCGACAGCGTTATCGTAGAGCGTATGTCAGGACGACGCGCACACCTCGCATCAGGCCGAACGTATCATATCGTCTACAATCCGCCGAAAGTGGAAGGAAAAGACGATGAAACCGGTGAAGACTTGGTTCAACGTGATGATGACAAAGCTGAAGTCGTACTGGATCGTCTCCGTGTTTACCACGAGCAAACCAGCCCGCTTGTCAATTACTACAAAGGCGTTGCCGCTTCCGATGAGACGGTTAAGTACATCACCATCGACGGAACGCAAAAAATCGATGCCGTCGAAAAAGAGATCCTCTCTAAACTCAAATAA
- a CDS encoding adenylate kinase, whose protein sequence is MKQLFLIIGAPGSGKTTDAEMIAERNSDEIIHYSTGDLLRAEVASGSERGKLIDSFISKGMIVPIEIAIETIVTAIKNAPSNIILFDGYPRSSEQMNELDKFLSHDTDIELVSVIEVVVSEEVARERVLGRSRGADDKEEVFNNRMKVYTDPLADIQNFYESKNLLKKIDGERSIDAIVNEMELFIESKI, encoded by the coding sequence ATGAAACAACTCTTCTTAATCATCGGTGCACCGGGTTCAGGGAAAACAACCGATGCGGAAATGATTGCGGAACGCAACAGCGATGAGATCATTCACTACTCTACCGGAGATCTTCTCCGCGCTGAAGTAGCCAGCGGAAGCGAGCGCGGAAAGCTGATTGACAGTTTCATCAGCAAAGGGATGATTGTTCCGATTGAAATAGCGATCGAAACCATTGTTACGGCAATCAAAAATGCCCCGAGCAATATCATTCTTTTTGACGGCTATCCGCGTTCGTCAGAACAAATGAACGAACTTGACAAATTTCTCTCGCACGACACCGATATTGAGCTTGTCAGCGTCATTGAAGTCGTCGTCAGCGAGGAAGTGGCACGGGAACGTGTATTGGGTCGTTCACGCGGAGCGGATGATAAAGAAGAAGTCTTTAATAACCGAATGAAAGTCTATACAGACCCTTTAGCGGATATTCAAAACTTTTACGAGAGCAAAAACCTCCTCAAAAAAATCGACGGCGAACGCTCAATCGACGCCATCGTCAACGAGATGGAACTCTTTATCGAAAGTAAAATCTGA
- the aspS gene encoding aspartate--tRNA ligase — MRSHFCTDLSEANVGDNVILCGWANSYRDHGGIVFIDLRDKSGLIQLVCDPADNAHAHKLASEVRDEFVLIAHGRVRNRGEGLVNPRLKTGAIEVVVEELIIENRSEPVPFGIGDNSVGEEIRLKYRYLDLRNPSMYNTFMLRSKAAIAARNVLDRLGFLEVETPILTKSTPEGARDYLVPSRVHEGEFYALPQSPQLFKQLLMVGGFDRYFQIAKCFRDEDLRADRQPEFTQIDVEMSFCNQEDVIRVAEELITGMFAAAGHEVHTPFNRIKYNDAMEWYGSDKPDLRYDLKMIDVIDIFARCDNEIFTSIAANPKMNRIKALRVPGADLVFSKREMKSFEDYVRKFGAKGLGYFQMKEDGLKGPLEKFFAPEDLQLLVERTGMEVGDVVFFGAGDKKTVWDYMGRFRIFIAEHEKMNLIDQDRFEFVWVVDFPMFEIEDGRVKALHHPFTMPRDLNHEHLEDIESIAYDIVLNGTELGGGSIRIHKQALQEQIFTLLGIGEEEAQEKFGFLLDALKFGAPPHGGFAIGFDRFMMLLSKKESIRDVIAFPKTQKASCIMTQAPSPVELTQLRELHIRLRESVK; from the coding sequence TTGAGAAGTCATTTTTGTACTGATTTAAGTGAAGCAAACGTAGGCGACAATGTCATTTTGTGCGGTTGGGCGAACAGTTACCGCGACCACGGAGGAATTGTTTTTATCGATTTGCGCGATAAAAGCGGCCTGATTCAACTCGTTTGTGACCCTGCAGACAATGCACATGCCCACAAACTTGCCAGTGAAGTGCGTGACGAATTCGTCCTTATCGCCCACGGACGCGTTCGTAACCGCGGTGAAGGTCTCGTCAACCCGCGTCTTAAAACCGGAGCAATCGAAGTAGTTGTTGAAGAACTCATCATTGAAAACCGCTCTGAACCTGTCCCTTTCGGCATCGGTGACAACAGTGTCGGCGAAGAGATCCGTCTTAAATATCGCTACCTGGATCTGCGTAACCCGTCCATGTACAACACCTTTATGCTCCGTTCAAAAGCGGCGATTGCGGCACGTAACGTACTCGATCGTCTCGGATTTTTGGAAGTTGAAACCCCTATTTTGACCAAATCGACTCCTGAGGGTGCACGTGACTATCTCGTGCCGAGCCGTGTGCATGAGGGTGAGTTCTATGCCCTCCCGCAGTCTCCCCAATTATTCAAACAGCTTTTGATGGTGGGCGGATTTGACCGCTATTTCCAAATCGCAAAATGTTTCCGTGACGAAGATTTGCGTGCCGACCGTCAACCTGAATTTACTCAAATCGACGTCGAAATGAGCTTCTGTAACCAAGAAGACGTTATCCGTGTCGCCGAAGAGCTGATTACCGGGATGTTTGCTGCAGCAGGACACGAAGTTCATACACCGTTCAACCGTATCAAATACAACGATGCGATGGAATGGTACGGTTCAGACAAACCCGATCTCCGATATGACCTGAAAATGATCGACGTAATCGATATTTTCGCACGCTGCGACAATGAGATTTTCACCTCTATCGCCGCTAACCCGAAAATGAACCGCATTAAAGCGCTCCGCGTTCCGGGTGCCGATTTGGTATTTTCCAAACGTGAAATGAAAAGTTTTGAAGATTACGTCCGCAAGTTCGGAGCCAAAGGGCTCGGATACTTCCAAATGAAAGAAGACGGCCTTAAAGGACCGCTGGAAAAATTCTTTGCCCCTGAAGATTTGCAGCTTCTCGTAGAGCGTACCGGTATGGAAGTGGGCGACGTCGTCTTCTTCGGTGCGGGTGACAAGAAAACCGTTTGGGATTATATGGGACGTTTCCGTATCTTTATTGCCGAACACGAAAAAATGAACCTGATTGACCAAGACCGCTTCGAGTTTGTCTGGGTTGTCGATTTCCCGATGTTCGAAATCGAAGACGGGCGTGTCAAAGCCCTTCACCATCCGTTCACCATGCCGCGTGATTTGAATCACGAGCACCTTGAAGATATCGAATCGATCGCCTATGACATCGTCCTCAACGGAACCGAACTCGGCGGCGGATCGATCCGTATCCATAAACAGGCGTTGCAAGAGCAAATATTTACCCTTTTGGGTATCGGCGAAGAAGAAGCGCAAGAGAAATTCGGCTTCCTTCTCGATGCGTTGAAATTCGGTGCACCGCCACACGGCGGTTTTGCGATCGGATTTGACCGTTTCATGATGCTATTGTCTAAAAAAGAGAGTATCCGTGATGTTATCGCATTCCCGAAAACTCAAAAGGCTTCTTGTATCATGACTCAGGCACCGAGTCCTGTAGAGTTGACACAACTTCGTGAACTTCATATTCGCCTTCGTGAAAGTGTGAAATAA
- a CDS encoding P-II family nitrogen regulator, with protein MVQITAVFNKHCLNDVLRELFDNEIEGVTVTDVIGKGSLGIAEKNNAPDLYPKVMLLIVVSNDKTKEITMEAIRAHTQDLGHGAGKMWVTPVLEVERIRTGEKDESALTQPIPRAIAKSNTHFTAVDTPSS; from the coding sequence ATGGTCCAGATTACTGCCGTATTTAATAAACACTGTCTAAATGATGTTCTTCGCGAACTATTTGATAACGAAATCGAAGGGGTAACCGTTACCGATGTTATCGGAAAAGGTTCCTTGGGAATTGCGGAAAAAAACAATGCGCCCGACTTGTATCCGAAAGTCATGCTCCTTATTGTCGTATCCAATGATAAAACCAAAGAGATTACTATGGAAGCGATCCGTGCGCATACACAGGATCTGGGTCACGGTGCAGGAAAAATGTGGGTCACTCCGGTACTCGAAGTGGAACGTATCCGTACGGGAGAAAAAGACGAATCGGCGTTAACGCAACCTATTCCGCGCGCTATCGCCAAAAGCAACACTCACTTCACTGCTGTCGATACGCCATCAAGCTAA
- a CDS encoding iron-sulfur cluster assembly scaffold protein NifU, producing the protein MARDTLIGGALWEEYSSEVQRRMNDPINMGEITQEEADAAEKQLVIADFGAESCGDAVRLYWMIDPKNDVIIKSRFKSFGCGTAIASSDMMAELCMDKTVDEALKITNIDVEKALRDHEDIPAVPGQKMHCSVMAYDVIKKAASIYKGVDMSEFETEFIVCECARVSLDTLKEVIRLNKLETIEQITDYTKAGGFCKSCIKPGGHEKKDVYLVDMLSEITAELQKEAISKKIKEAKGDGNFNAMSLVQKLRSIESILEEYIRPTLKADHGDVEVIDLKETEEGHELYIQYKGECMSCSMNTTTTLAGMQDMLNFKLKSNLRVMVV; encoded by the coding sequence ATGGCACGGGACACATTAATCGGCGGAGCGTTATGGGAAGAGTACTCCAGTGAAGTGCAACGGCGGATGAACGATCCAATCAATATGGGTGAAATTACTCAAGAAGAAGCCGATGCGGCCGAGAAACAACTTGTAATTGCCGATTTCGGTGCGGAGAGCTGCGGGGACGCTGTACGGCTTTATTGGATGATCGATCCGAAAAATGATGTTATCATCAAAAGCCGATTTAAAAGTTTCGGTTGCGGAACGGCGATTGCCAGCTCGGATATGATGGCAGAGCTTTGTATGGATAAAACGGTCGACGAAGCTTTGAAAATTACGAATATCGATGTTGAAAAAGCATTGCGTGATCATGAAGATATCCCTGCGGTTCCGGGACAAAAAATGCACTGTTCGGTTATGGCGTATGATGTGATCAAAAAAGCGGCATCGATCTATAAAGGGGTCGATATGAGCGAGTTCGAGACCGAATTTATCGTCTGCGAATGTGCCCGTGTCAGCCTCGATACCCTCAAAGAAGTCATTCGTCTGAACAAACTTGAAACAATTGAACAAATTACCGACTACACCAAAGCGGGCGGATTTTGTAAATCGTGTATCAAACCGGGCGGACATGAGAAAAAAGATGTCTATCTCGTCGATATGCTCTCAGAAATCACTGCAGAGCTTCAAAAAGAGGCAATCAGCAAAAAAATCAAAGAGGCTAAAGGGGATGGAAACTTCAATGCGATGAGTCTGGTTCAAAAACTCCGCAGCATCGAATCGATTCTAGAAGAGTATATCCGTCCGACACTCAAAGCCGACCACGGCGATGTCGAAGTGATCGATCTTAAAGAGACCGAAGAGGGACATGAACTCTACATCCAGTACAAAGGAGAGTGTATGAGCTGTTCGATGAACACAACGACAACGCTTGCCGGTATGCAGGATATGCTCAATTTCAAACTTAAATCCAATTTGCGAGTGATGGTGGTCTAA
- a CDS encoding aldo/keto reductase, producing MSGATKEGTFGYLKKFGKYSKDFYRFNGELFFPTLGIGTYKPEPYKEDNYIINYAEAIKAALRNGINLIDTAINYRYQMSEREIAEALNEMFANGEIKREEVIIASKAGFVPLDFPFPNNPYGWIQENMIDKALALKEEVIIDQHCMSPGFLRWSCEQSLKNLEIDTIDIFFLHNPETQLGYVDQETFYARIKAAFELFETLREEGKIGSYGVAAWNGFLYEEDHTEYISLGKIVKIAEDVGGENHGFKYLQSPFNLAKPHAYGYTNQQCEDGKYYPLMHACMKYGISYIGSSPLLQKNLFKRPFAPKIGELMNTSELSDVASALQFARSAGAISAVFGAVDPSHVIDNTILAYIPAASSEAMNMLMGDSYAV from the coding sequence ATGTCTGGCGCAACCAAAGAGGGAACCTTCGGGTATCTGAAAAAATTCGGTAAATATTCTAAAGATTTTTACCGTTTTAACGGAGAACTCTTTTTCCCGACACTTGGAATCGGAACCTATAAACCTGAGCCGTATAAAGAGGATAATTATATTATCAACTATGCCGAAGCTATCAAAGCAGCGCTTCGCAACGGAATCAATCTGATCGATACGGCGATAAATTACCGCTATCAGATGTCGGAGAGGGAAATTGCCGAAGCGCTGAATGAGATGTTTGCAAACGGCGAGATCAAACGTGAAGAGGTCATTATCGCTTCCAAAGCAGGTTTTGTCCCCCTCGATTTTCCTTTTCCGAATAATCCGTACGGATGGATTCAGGAGAATATGATCGATAAAGCTCTGGCACTAAAAGAAGAAGTGATTATCGATCAGCACTGTATGTCGCCGGGATTTTTGCGTTGGAGCTGCGAACAGTCATTGAAAAATCTTGAAATCGATACGATTGATATTTTCTTTTTGCATAATCCCGAAACGCAGCTCGGATATGTCGATCAAGAGACGTTTTATGCACGGATAAAGGCGGCATTCGAACTTTTTGAAACCTTGCGCGAAGAGGGGAAAATCGGATCATACGGGGTAGCGGCATGGAACGGATTTTTGTACGAAGAGGATCACACCGAGTATATTTCTCTTGGCAAAATCGTAAAAATCGCAGAGGATGTCGGAGGAGAAAATCACGGGTTTAAATACCTGCAAAGTCCGTTTAATCTGGCTAAACCGCATGCGTACGGCTATACCAATCAGCAATGCGAAGACGGAAAATATTATCCGCTGATGCATGCGTGCATGAAATACGGAATTAGCTATATCGGTTCATCTCCGCTGCTTCAGAAAAATCTTTTTAAGCGGCCGTTTGCTCCGAAAATCGGTGAGTTGATGAATACCTCAGAGCTTAGCGATGTGGCGAGTGCATTACAGTTTGCCCGCTCAGCCGGTGCCATTAGTGCGGTATTCGGAGCCGTGGACCCTTCTCACGTGATCGACAATACAATTTTGGCATATATTCCTGCCGCTTCTTCAGAGGCTATGAATATGTTGATGGGCGACAGCTATGCTGTATGA
- a CDS encoding FAD-dependent oxidoreductase, with translation MLYDVIVVGSGISGLYAALNARRAGLHVALVCKSNPLRSNSAVASGGINAVLKTTRNDSIREHIADTLNGADKLGRFSAASAMAAGAGEIIEELQSLGVKFDTDENGAIAQRPFGGTKAKRTCYIADRTGASITQTLLVQCRKEGVEIFQNHVMLSIATFDGKLSGITLLRRRDSNVIAFACKSLVLAGGGFAGIYRGHSTNSQESSGDILAIALRSKMRLVNMEFVQFHPTTLANSGTLISEAARGEGAYIVDENGVRFTDELQTRDKLSRDIVRHQLAGHTIYLDFRHLGEELIDKKLPSARKHALNGAGIDICSELLPITPSAHYTMGGIWSRNDTSTDIPNVFVCGECAYSGVHGANRLGGNSLLEAAYFGRLAGSEAATAAKKGVFHPIDYAIVAKELRYVESILEGENRFNINTMRRNLGNNLYNNAGVFRTHDSLANALEYVHYLMKMSSGLCCINKERNDNVELLSIIEFRNSLTVAEAMVMSALAREESRGSHYRNDFPEKDDKNYETNTIIRRLAKAFLRISFESHLSSDWWDRIRRLFHTQIG, from the coding sequence ATGCTGTATGACGTAATTGTAGTCGGGAGCGGCATTTCAGGACTGTATGCGGCGTTGAATGCCCGTCGTGCGGGATTGCATGTCGCACTTGTCTGTAAAAGCAATCCGCTCAGATCTAATTCCGCCGTTGCTTCGGGCGGTATCAATGCCGTATTAAAAACAACCCGCAACGATTCGATACGAGAACATATCGCCGATACGTTAAACGGTGCGGATAAGTTAGGACGTTTCTCGGCAGCCAGCGCAATGGCAGCCGGCGCCGGAGAGATTATTGAAGAGCTTCAATCTTTAGGGGTCAAATTCGATACCGATGAAAACGGTGCTATCGCGCAAAGACCTTTCGGGGGAACAAAAGCAAAGCGGACCTGTTATATCGCCGACCGAACGGGTGCATCGATCACTCAAACGCTCCTCGTACAATGCCGTAAAGAGGGGGTTGAAATATTTCAAAACCATGTAATGCTCTCTATTGCGACGTTTGACGGCAAATTATCGGGAATTACGCTGTTACGGAGACGGGATTCGAATGTCATCGCTTTTGCCTGTAAATCACTTGTATTGGCCGGGGGCGGTTTTGCCGGAATATATCGGGGGCATTCGACGAACTCGCAAGAATCCAGCGGTGATATTCTCGCCATCGCCTTACGGTCTAAAATGCGATTGGTCAATATGGAGTTTGTACAATTCCATCCGACGACTTTGGCCAACAGCGGAACATTGATCAGTGAAGCGGCACGGGGTGAGGGAGCCTATATCGTCGATGAAAACGGAGTCCGTTTTACCGATGAGCTTCAAACCCGTGACAAACTCTCCCGTGATATCGTACGCCATCAGTTGGCAGGGCACACTATCTATCTTGATTTCCGCCATTTAGGGGAAGAACTGATCGATAAAAAACTCCCATCAGCGCGTAAACATGCCCTTAACGGAGCGGGAATCGACATCTGCAGCGAACTTTTGCCTATAACCCCATCGGCTCACTACACGATGGGGGGAATCTGGAGCCGAAACGATACGTCAACGGATATCCCTAATGTATTTGTATGCGGAGAATGTGCCTACAGCGGTGTGCACGGCGCCAACCGATTAGGGGGAAACAGTTTGCTCGAAGCGGCCTATTTTGGTCGTCTAGCGGGAAGCGAAGCGGCAACAGCGGCTAAAAAAGGGGTATTCCACCCGATCGATTATGCAATCGTAGCCAAAGAGCTTCGGTATGTCGAGTCTATTTTAGAGGGTGAAAACCGATTTAATATCAATACGATGCGCCGTAACCTCGGAAACAACCTCTATAATAATGCCGGGGTATTCCGAACACATGACTCTTTGGCCAATGCATTGGAATATGTCCATTATCTGATGAAAATGTCATCCGGATTGTGCTGTATTAACAAAGAACGCAATGACAATGTAGAGCTTTTATCGATCATCGAGTTTCGAAATTCTCTTACCGTCGCCGAAGCGATGGTGATGTCGGCATTGGCGCGTGAAGAGTCACGTGGGAGCCATTATCGCAACGATTTTCCCGAAAAAGATGACAAGAATTATGAGACAAATACTATTATACGCCGTTTGGCAAAAGCGTTTTTACGAATCAGTTTCGAGAGTCACCTCTCTTCGGACTGGTGGGATCGAATACGGCGGCTTTTTCATACCCAAATCGGGTAG
- the nifT gene encoding putative nitrogen fixation protein NifT: MAKVMLRYDSKGSISFYVAKKDMEETIVKSEFDTDEKWGGEVELSNGETWFIEPCAKKFPSEVVAVRRGE, translated from the coding sequence ATGGCAAAAGTTATGCTACGTTACGACTCTAAAGGCTCAATCTCATTTTATGTCGCTAAAAAAGACATGGAAGAGACAATTGTAAAAAGCGAGTTCGATACGGACGAAAAATGGGGCGGTGAAGTAGAACTTTCAAACGGTGAAACATGGTTTATTGAACCGTGTGCGAAAAAATTTCCTTCTGAAGTTGTAGCTGTTCGACGAGGTGAATAA
- a CDS encoding COG3400 family protein — MKKILIVTDGAIGQHFIERVIGTYTSENLYYIVQTTEKNFEGYNPGRYKFFQFDPTSFYKISNLLKMDFWQVVLVMENQNDLEQTIKNIRLYKPSIRIIALDLWNTISPCDDIEWVNMQELIAANLIDYLPNIPVLAKNIGLGSGEIMEVLVPFGNSFVYRHIGSIEQKNWKIAAIYRNRQLIIPSDNKMIQPNDTLVLVGDPAVLRSIYRAIKRELGQFPAPFGSKIYLYIDMSIEKTSSIMALVRRSIYIQKKLRQPLIIKVVNPGNIDILRMIKASSGVDVSVEIDYAPLSDEGTILNDIKKYHIGLFLVSRKIFSLKSIRKKLYAGNVPVLKLAERSFSSLHESVVILSEEGHIENISTTIFDVSSQFGFNLELIDYVNEEGTHKREVIEHFNNLSAIFSKSIHVSAQETNPIRELREKENFLHVMPFTSKMFMNPFTAYFSTDPEVLYRKLGHYHQLFIPTQI, encoded by the coding sequence ATGAAAAAAATTTTAATCGTCACAGACGGAGCTATCGGTCAACACTTTATTGAACGTGTTATCGGTACCTACACGAGTGAAAATCTCTACTATATTGTCCAAACTACCGAAAAAAATTTCGAAGGGTACAATCCCGGACGGTATAAATTTTTTCAATTTGATCCTACCAGTTTTTACAAAATTTCTAATTTGTTAAAAATGGATTTTTGGCAAGTGGTTTTAGTAATGGAAAACCAGAACGATTTGGAACAGACGATCAAGAATATCCGTTTGTATAAGCCCTCCATCCGGATCATCGCGCTTGATTTGTGGAATACAATCAGTCCGTGCGATGATATCGAATGGGTAAATATGCAAGAACTCATTGCCGCCAATTTGATCGATTATCTCCCGAATATCCCGGTTTTGGCAAAAAATATCGGGTTGGGCTCGGGTGAGATTATGGAGGTTTTGGTTCCGTTCGGAAACTCTTTCGTATACCGTCATATAGGTTCTATAGAGCAAAAAAACTGGAAAATTGCGGCTATCTACCGTAATCGTCAGCTTATCATCCCCAGCGACAATAAAATGATTCAGCCCAATGATACGTTGGTACTGGTCGGCGATCCGGCAGTTTTACGTTCTATCTATCGGGCGATTAAACGGGAATTGGGACAGTTTCCTGCACCGTTCGGATCTAAAATCTACCTCTATATCGATATGAGTATTGAAAAAACTTCCTCCATTATGGCGTTGGTCAGACGGAGCATTTATATCCAAAAGAAGCTTCGCCAACCGCTGATTATAAAGGTGGTCAATCCCGGAAATATTGATATTTTACGGATGATCAAAGCCTCATCGGGGGTGGATGTTTCGGTTGAAATCGATTATGCTCCACTCAGTGATGAAGGGACTATACTCAACGATATTAAGAAATATCACATCGGTCTTTTTCTGGTGTCTCGCAAGATTTTTTCCCTAAAATCGATTCGTAAAAAGCTTTATGCGGGGAATGTTCCGGTACTGAAGCTTGCCGAGAGATCATTCTCATCCTTGCATGAAAGCGTCGTAATACTGAGCGAAGAGGGGCATATCGAAAATATTTCAACGACCATATTTGACGTTTCTTCCCAGTTCGGATTTAATTTGGAACTGATCGATTACGTCAATGAAGAGGGAACTCATAAACGTGAGGTGATTGAACATTTTAACAACCTCTCCGCCATCTTTTCCAAATCGATTCATGTTTCCGCTCAGGAGACAAATCCGATTCGGGAATTGCGTGAAAAAGAGAATTTTCTGCATGTAATGCCGTTTACCTCTAAAATGTTTATGAACCCGTTTACCGCCTATTTTTCGACCGATCCGGAAGTGCTTTATCGTAAGCTCGGCCACTATCACCAACTTTTCATCCCTACCCAAATTTAA
- the aroB gene encoding 3-dehydroquinate synthase, producing MTVSINLKRIVDDSYSIQIGPLPEINFEGKVAVLTNPKVAGLHLHTLLSRISAKEVYVITIPDGEHYKTLETIEFILDRMFDHRLNRKSLLVAFGGGVIGDMGGFSASLYNRGIDFIQIPTTLLSQVDASVGGKTGINNRYGKNLIGAFHQPRAVYIDPSFLKTLPSREFGAGVAEIVKMAVTFNAPFFEWLELHDLREGDNLLVAIKKAVETKAAVVEEDEKEQGLRAALNYGHTFGHVIENETKYETYLHGESVAIGMVMANELACECGLMERSEAERVKALLERYELPLSYPITDIEKFYQAFFLDKKSADSAITFILPRGIGGVEITDKIEADTVKKILTMFKGAGA from the coding sequence ATGACGGTATCTATCAATCTCAAACGTATTGTTGACGACTCTTATTCCATCCAGATCGGTCCATTGCCGGAGATTAATTTTGAGGGCAAGGTAGCGGTTCTGACCAATCCGAAAGTGGCGGGTCTACATCTGCACACTTTGCTTTCCCGCATAAGTGCTAAAGAGGTCTACGTCATCACTATACCCGACGGCGAACACTACAAAACACTTGAGACGATTGAATTTATATTGGACCGTATGTTCGATCATCGGCTTAACCGAAAATCGTTGCTGGTCGCTTTCGGCGGCGGAGTCATCGGCGATATGGGGGGATTTAGCGCAAGCCTCTATAACCGAGGGATCGATTTTATTCAAATCCCGACAACGCTTCTCTCTCAAGTCGATGCCAGTGTCGGCGGAAAAACGGGGATCAATAACCGTTACGGCAAAAATCTGATCGGTGCGTTTCATCAGCCTCGCGCGGTTTACATCGATCCGAGTTTTCTCAAAACACTCCCGTCCCGTGAATTCGGAGCCGGTGTCGCGGAGATCGTCAAAATGGCGGTGACGTTTAACGCACCGTTTTTCGAGTGGCTGGAACTTCACGATCTGCGTGAAGGGGACAATCTGTTGGTCGCAATCAAAAAAGCGGTTGAGACCAAAGCGGCGGTTGTTGAAGAAGATGAAAAAGAGCAGGGGCTTCGTGCCGCATTAAACTACGGGCATACGTTCGGTCACGTCATCGAAAATGAAACAAAGTATGAGACTTATCTGCACGGTGAGAGCGTTGCAATCGGAATGGTTATGGCGAATGAACTGGCGTGTGAGTGCGGACTGATGGAGCGTTCGGAAGCTGAGCGGGTTAAAGCTCTTTTGGAACGTTACGAATTGCCGCTTTCGTATCCGATAACGGATATTGAGAAATTTTACCAAGCATTCTTCCTGGATAAAAAAAGTGCCGACAGCGCTATCACGTTTATCCTCCCCCGCGGAATCGGCGGAGTTGAAATTACCGATAAAATCGAAGCTGACACGGTGAAAAAAATATTAACGATGTTTAAAGGAGCCGGTGCGTGA